In a single window of the Campylobacter iguaniorum genome:
- a CDS encoding 50S ribosomal protein L11 methyltransferase, which produces MKEKFFELKVQSSHYEILKDFAFELGVTCVEELPDGFIIRDEDELEDIKWGLEEFAKKAKFDISTNIVQKDNIDWINEYKKGIKPLEVGKFYIRPSWEEPKNGLIDIIIDPALAFGSGHHESTNSCLNLISKFISTNQNLSAVDVGCGSGILSIALAKLGVSVDACDTDELAVLSSQENAQKNGVKFNQIWTGSITDADKKYDIVVANIIADVIFLLSKDLKNSINDNGYLILSGILTKYKDRILDTFKDLTLVENITLNEWESFIFKK; this is translated from the coding sequence ATGAAAGAAAAATTTTTTGAATTAAAAGTTCAAAGTTCGCATTATGAAATCCTAAAAGATTTTGCCTTTGAACTTGGCGTAACATGCGTAGAAGAGTTGCCTGATGGCTTTATAATTAGAGATGAAGATGAGCTTGAAGATATCAAATGGGGCTTAGAAGAGTTTGCTAAAAAGGCTAAATTTGATATATCTACAAACATAGTCCAAAAAGACAACATAGACTGGATTAATGAGTATAAAAAAGGCATAAAGCCTCTTGAAGTAGGTAAATTTTACATAAGACCAAGCTGGGAAGAGCCTAAAAATGGGCTTATAGATATCATCATAGATCCAGCACTTGCTTTTGGATCAGGTCATCACGAAAGCACAAATTCTTGCTTAAATTTGATAAGTAAATTCATATCTACAAACCAAAATTTATCAGCTGTTGATGTGGGATGTGGAAGTGGCATTTTAAGCATAGCTCTTGCGAAGCTTGGAGTAAGCGTGGACGCTTGTGATACCGATGAGCTTGCAGTGCTTAGCTCACAAGAAAATGCTCAAAAAAACGGCGTTAAATTTAACCAAATTTGGACTGGTTCTATCACAGATGCTGATAAAAAATACGATATTGTTGTTGCAAATATTATAGCTGATGTTATATTTCTTTTAAGCAAAGATCTGAAAAATTCCATAAATGATAATGGTTATTTAATTTTGTCTGGTATTCTAACAAAATACAAAGATAGGATTTTAGATACATTCAAAGATCTTACGCTTGTAGAAAATATCACTCTAAACGAGTGGGAAAGCTTTATATTTAAAAAATAA
- a CDS encoding chemotaxis response regulator CheY translates to MKLLVVDDSSTMRRIIKNTLQRLGHKDILEAEHGLEAWDILQQNPDISVLITDWNMPEMNGLELVKKVRAESKYEDMPIIMVTTEGGKAEVITALKAGVNNYIVKPFTPQVLKEKLEDVLS, encoded by the coding sequence GTGAAGTTACTCGTTGTTGATGATAGCTCTACTATGAGAAGAATTATAAAAAATACACTTCAAAGACTTGGACATAAAGATATCTTAGAAGCCGAGCATGGACTTGAGGCTTGGGATATTTTGCAACAAAATCCTGATATTAGCGTTTTGATTACTGATTGGAATATGCCTGAAATGAACGGACTAGAACTTGTCAAAAAGGTCAGAGCAGAGTCAAAATATGAAGATATGCCAATCATTATGGTAACTACTGAAGGTGGTAAAGCAGAGGTTATAACGGCTTTGAAAGCTGGTGTGAATAACTATATCGTAAAACCATTCACCCCACAAGTTTTAAAAGAAAAACTTGAAGACGTACTTAGTTAA
- the hisA gene encoding 1-(5-phosphoribosyl)-5-[(5-phosphoribosylamino)methylideneamino]imidazole-4-carboxamide isomerase produces MDILPAIDLKEGKAVRLTKGLMDSAKIYSDRPWELAKEFEDMGASWLHIVDLDGAFAGEPVNAKIIEKIASQTNLKIEIGGGIRDEKRIQDYLNLGIYRVILGSIALKNPDFVKLVAKKYKVAVGIDANNGFVAVEGWAEVSKVRATDLAKLYADAGVDAIIATDISKDGMLSGVNVDFTACIANASGVDTIASGGVKGIEDIISLKANKSIAGAIVGKAYYEGKIDLKEAFKIAL; encoded by the coding sequence ATGGATATTTTACCTGCAATTGATCTAAAAGAAGGCAAGGCCGTAAGACTTACAAAAGGGCTTATGGATAGTGCAAAAATCTACTCAGACAGGCCTTGGGAGCTTGCAAAAGAGTTTGAAGATATGGGGGCAAGCTGGCTTCATATAGTAGACCTCGATGGTGCGTTTGCAGGTGAGCCAGTAAATGCTAAAATAATAGAAAAAATCGCCAGTCAGACAAATTTGAAAATAGAAATTGGTGGCGGTATAAGAGATGAAAAAAGGATACAAGACTATCTAAATTTAGGTATTTACAGAGTTATTTTAGGCTCAATTGCTCTGAAAAATCCAGATTTTGTAAAACTAGTAGCCAAAAAATACAAAGTAGCAGTCGGAATAGACGCAAACAATGGCTTTGTAGCAGTTGAAGGCTGGGCTGAGGTAAGCAAAGTAAGAGCAACCGATCTTGCCAAATTGTACGCAGACGCTGGCGTAGATGCCATTATAGCTACTGATATTAGCAAAGATGGAATGCTAAGTGGAGTAAATGTGGATTTCACAGCTTGCATCGCAAATGCAAGTGGAGTTGATACCATAGCAAGTGGCGGCGTAAAAGGCATAGAAGACATAATTAGCTTAAAAGCTAACAAAAGTATAGCTGGGGCTATCGTTGGCAAGGCGTATTATGAAGGCAAAATCGACTTAAAAGAGGCTTTTAAAATCGCTTTATAG
- the hisH gene encoding imidazole glycerol phosphate synthase subunit HisH → MIGIIDYGAGNIRSVINAFSYVGAKSELVSDANELKNYDKLLLPGVGAFGDAMNKLKSSNLDSAILEFIKTGKPFLGICLGMQLLFEKGFEFGEHDGLGVMEGSVVKFDEAKFDKYLKVPHMGWNVCDFKAQTKVNKGLNKQAYLYFVHSYHAICPANQVLATTNYGYKFVSAIYKDNVYGFQPHPEKSHENGLKIIKNFTEL, encoded by the coding sequence TTGATAGGGATAATTGATTATGGTGCTGGAAATATCAGAAGCGTTATCAATGCTTTTAGCTACGTGGGGGCAAAAAGCGAACTAGTAAGCGACGCAAATGAGCTTAAAAATTATGACAAGCTTTTGCTTCCTGGAGTTGGGGCTTTTGGGGACGCGATGAATAAGCTTAAAAGCTCAAATTTAGATAGTGCCATACTTGAGTTTATCAAAACAGGAAAGCCGTTTTTAGGGATTTGTCTTGGAATGCAGCTTTTATTTGAAAAGGGATTTGAGTTTGGTGAACATGACGGGCTTGGAGTTATGGAAGGCAGCGTGGTTAAATTTGACGAAGCTAAATTTGATAAATATCTAAAAGTCCCTCATATGGGCTGGAATGTATGTGATTTCAAAGCTCAAACCAAGGTAAATAAAGGTTTAAACAAACAAGCGTATTTGTATTTCGTGCATTCATACCACGCAATTTGTCCTGCAAATCAGGTCTTAGCCACTACAAATTACGGCTATAAGTTTGTAAGTGCGATTTACAAAGACAATGTTTATGGTTTCCAGCCACACCCAGAAAAATCACACGAAAATGGGCTAAAGATTATAAAAAATTTCACGGAGTTATAA
- a CDS encoding PDC sensor domain-containing protein translates to MLIQEIQEFSDIRYKARAYLCYLFNRNIPNKLPGVNTSLIKEGFDKIAHEVEGFEAFYILDKNGIQVENNISLDTKNLIGKDVNRSNKAYYYRAVREKRCVLTDPYPSSLTNSLCVTAAMPVYNDNDELLYVVCMDISLESILKLVSPSSVDSLFGKFTKAIYSLFSLALFVVAIVLFIHGVKSFVLKSFHDINISEVFESTIVLTLALAIFDLVKAIFEAEVLGKSHHSNDGVSRTMVRFVGSIIIALAIEALMLVFKFAITNPSEIIYAIYLIGGVALLMISLSVYLWSSKRSKFDRDN, encoded by the coding sequence ATGCTTATACAAGAGATACAAGAATTTAGCGATATTCGCTACAAAGCTAGAGCATATTTGTGCTATCTTTTTAATAGAAATATACCAAATAAACTCCCTGGAGTAAATACCTCTTTGATAAAAGAGGGTTTTGACAAGATAGCGCACGAAGTAGAGGGCTTTGAGGCATTTTATATACTTGATAAAAATGGTATCCAAGTAGAAAATAATATCAGCCTTGATACTAAAAATTTGATCGGAAAAGACGTAAATAGAAGCAATAAGGCTTATTATTACAGAGCAGTTAGAGAAAAAAGGTGCGTCCTAACTGATCCATATCCTTCAAGTCTCACAAACAGCTTGTGCGTGACTGCTGCAATGCCAGTTTACAATGATAATGATGAGCTTTTGTACGTTGTTTGTATGGATATCAGCCTAGAATCCATTCTCAAACTAGTAAGCCCAAGCTCAGTAGATAGTCTGTTTGGTAAATTTACAAAGGCTATTTATTCGCTTTTTTCTTTGGCTTTGTTTGTTGTGGCAATCGTGCTTTTTATACATGGCGTTAAGAGTTTTGTTTTAAAAAGTTTTCATGATATAAATATTAGCGAAGTTTTTGAATCGACCATAGTTTTGACTCTGGCTTTGGCGATTTTTGATCTTGTAAAGGCGATTTTTGAAGCTGAGGTTTTGGGTAAATCTCATCATTCAAACGACGGCGTTAGTAGGACTATGGTTAGGTTCGTCGGTAGTATCATTATAGCTCTAGCTATTGAAGCGTTAATGCTTGTGTTTAAATTCGCTATCACAAATCCAAGTGAAATAATATACGCGATCTATCTCATCGGAGGAGTTGCTCTTTTGATGATTTCGCTTAGCGTGTATTTATGGTCGTCAAAAAGGAGTAAATTTGATAGGGATAATTGA
- the pglF gene encoding UDP-N-acetylglucosamine 4,6-dehydratase (configuration-retaining), with amino-acid sequence MVIRATKSRRTAFFLTCDIVLFSLSIYFAFLLRFSGEIPDIFVDGMIYSGIVLVSLKIFLMWLFRLYKVPWRFFGLNEARKIFSVTTVSALLFFALFSFYEDFFNPFPRSVIIIDAIISALMVGSLRILKRVFLDFKKDKGGEPCVIIGSTSKTLQVLKGLKSGYADYYVSGIVDGRKDVVGTYCDGYLVGDKSELKHYITDGVKTAIIALKLAPNELKELYDELDEIGFKDIKIFSLLDGKKEGIADISIEDLLARKPKDLDSKVVENFIGGKVVMVTGAGGTIGSEICKQCLKFGCKSLIMVEHSEYNLYQINEATKSDPRNHLVMLNITHTKEFDDIFAKFRPEIVIHAAAYKHVPLCEFNPISAVQNNIFGTKNVIDLSKKYGVKRVVLISTDKAVRPTNIMGTTKRVCELYSLNSNETGKTEIVAVRFGNVLGSSGSVIPKFKAQIAANEPLSVTHPDITRYFMLVSEACQLVLQAASIAEGGELFVLNMGEPVKIADLAARMLKLSGKEELGIKFVGLRPGEKLYEELLIDENDVATKFESIFVTKSGSYDLDLLKSQIANLAGTSDEKSIEEKLKLIVPEFNHALNKE; translated from the coding sequence ATTGTGATAAGAGCCACTAAAAGTAGAAGAACTGCATTTTTTTTAACTTGCGATATTGTTCTTTTTTCGCTTAGCATATACTTTGCATTTTTACTTAGATTTAGCGGTGAAATTCCAGATATTTTTGTTGATGGAATGATTTATAGCGGTATTGTATTGGTATCACTTAAAATATTTTTGATGTGGTTATTTAGGCTATATAAGGTTCCTTGGAGATTTTTTGGGCTAAATGAAGCTAGAAAAATATTTTCTGTGACAACTGTTTCTGCTTTGCTGTTTTTTGCTTTATTTAGTTTTTACGAAGATTTTTTTAATCCATTTCCAAGAAGCGTAATTATCATAGATGCTATTATTTCGGCTCTTATGGTTGGCTCTCTTAGGATTTTAAAACGCGTATTTTTGGATTTTAAAAAAGACAAAGGCGGTGAGCCTTGTGTGATAATCGGAAGCACAAGCAAGACTTTGCAAGTTTTAAAGGGGCTTAAAAGCGGCTACGCTGATTATTATGTAAGTGGCATCGTAGATGGAAGAAAAGATGTAGTTGGGACGTATTGTGATGGATATTTAGTCGGTGATAAAAGTGAGCTAAAGCACTACATCACTGATGGCGTGAAAACAGCCATAATAGCTCTAAAACTCGCTCCAAATGAGCTAAAAGAGCTTTATGATGAGCTTGATGAAATCGGATTTAAAGATATCAAAATTTTCTCTTTGCTCGATGGTAAAAAAGAAGGAATCGCCGATATTAGCATCGAAGATCTTCTAGCTAGAAAACCAAAAGACCTTGATAGCAAGGTGGTTGAGAACTTCATCGGTGGCAAGGTCGTGATGGTCACTGGAGCTGGCGGAACTATAGGAAGTGAGATATGTAAGCAGTGCTTGAAATTTGGCTGTAAAAGCCTTATTATGGTGGAGCATAGCGAATACAACCTTTATCAAATCAATGAAGCCACCAAAAGCGATCCTAGAAATCATCTTGTTATGCTAAACATAACTCACACAAAAGAATTTGACGATATTTTTGCTAAATTTAGGCCAGAAATTGTCATACACGCAGCTGCTTATAAGCATGTTCCACTTTGTGAGTTTAATCCTATAAGCGCGGTGCAAAACAATATCTTTGGCACAAAAAACGTTATAGATCTGTCTAAAAAATATGGCGTCAAAAGAGTCGTTCTCATCTCCACAGATAAAGCAGTTCGCCCTACAAACATCATGGGAACTACAAAAAGGGTTTGTGAGCTTTATTCGCTAAACTCAAACGAAACTGGAAAAACAGAGATTGTAGCGGTGAGATTTGGCAATGTTCTTGGCAGTAGCGGTAGCGTTATACCTAAATTTAAAGCCCAAATAGCCGCAAATGAGCCTCTAAGCGTAACTCATCCAGATATCACAAGATATTTTATGCTTGTTAGTGAGGCCTGTCAGCTTGTGCTTCAAGCAGCAAGTATCGCTGAGGGTGGAGAGCTTTTTGTCTTAAATATGGGCGAACCAGTTAAGATAGCCGACCTTGCAGCAAGAATGCTAAAGCTAAGTGGCAAAGAGGAGCTTGGTATTAAATTTGTCGGACTTAGGCCAGGCGAAAAGCTATATGAAGAGCTTTTGATAGATGAAAACGATGTCGCTACTAAATTTGAAAGTATATTTGTGACTAAATCAGGAAGCTATGATCTAGATTTATTAAAATCCCAAATAGCAAATTTAGCAGGTACTAGCGATGAAAAAAGCATAGAAGAAAAGCTCAAACTAATAGTTCCAGAGTTTAATCACGCACTAAACAAGGAGTAA
- the pglE gene encoding UDP-N-acetylbacillosamine transaminase: MARVFLSPPFMGGNEEKYVKKVFESNYIAPLGEYVNKFEDSIKDFTKAKSALALNSGTAGLHLALRVLDIKDGDLVLASSFTFAASVNPILYERCVPVFIDSDESWNLSPELLKKAIKNSPKKPKAVVVTHLYGQAAKIKEIMEICKNEDIKVIEDAAEALGGFYEDKALGTFGDIGVYSFNGNKIITTSGGGMLVSDDKELSSKARYYSTQAREPLLHYEHLDYGYNYRLSNVLGAIGVGQMEVLNDRIKRKREIFDIYNELLGDIGEFMPEISGSKGNRWLTTLLFKEKNAHIRVIEALNKNDIESRPLWKPMHMQPIFNGSLNFTDGTSEDYFSRGICLPSGCDMSEQTIERVANIVRQAL, translated from the coding sequence ATGGCACGTGTTTTTTTAAGTCCTCCTTTTATGGGTGGCAATGAAGAGAAGTATGTTAAAAAGGTATTTGAGAGCAATTATATAGCCCCACTTGGAGAATATGTAAATAAATTTGAAGATAGTATAAAAGATTTTACTAAAGCAAAATCAGCCCTTGCGCTAAACTCAGGCACAGCTGGACTCCACCTTGCTTTAAGAGTGCTTGATATAAAAGACGGCGATTTGGTTTTAGCCTCATCATTTACATTCGCAGCGAGTGTAAATCCTATACTTTATGAAAGATGCGTTCCTGTTTTTATCGACTCTGATGAAAGCTGGAATCTAAGCCCAGAGCTTCTAAAAAAAGCTATCAAAAACTCACCAAAAAAGCCAAAAGCGGTGGTCGTAACTCATCTTTACGGACAAGCTGCAAAGATAAAAGAGATAATGGAAATCTGTAAAAATGAAGATATAAAAGTCATCGAAGACGCAGCCGAAGCACTTGGTGGATTTTACGAAGATAAAGCACTTGGTACGTTTGGCGATATTGGCGTTTATAGTTTCAATGGAAATAAAATCATCACAACTAGTGGTGGCGGAATGCTAGTAAGCGATGATAAAGAGCTCTCTTCTAAAGCAAGGTATTACAGCACTCAAGCAAGAGAGCCACTGCTTCACTATGAGCATTTAGACTATGGATATAACTACCGTTTAAGCAATGTTTTGGGTGCTATTGGCGTAGGTCAAATGGAAGTTTTAAACGATAGAATAAAAAGAAAAAGAGAGATATTTGATATCTATAATGAGCTTTTGGGTGATATTGGCGAGTTTATGCCTGAAATATCTGGCTCAAAAGGAAATCGCTGGCTTACAACCTTGCTATTTAAAGAAAAAAACGCTCACATAAGAGTGATTGAAGCTCTAAATAAAAATGATATAGAAAGTAGACCTTTGTGGAAACCTATGCATATGCAACCAATTTTTAATGGTAGTTTAAATTTCACAGATGGCACTAGTGAGGATTATTTTAGTAGGGGAATTTGTCTGCCAAGTGGATGTGATATGAGCGAGCAAACCATAGAAAGGGTAGCAAATATAGTAAGGCAAGCATTGTGA
- the murD gene encoding UDP-N-acetylmuramoyl-L-alanine--D-glutamate ligase: protein MKKSLFGYGLTTKALAKSGGWDIYDDNFEICSVDEFGNNLLNPAKFDPNLSELEIPSPGFPPHHNLIKSAKNLISEYDYFEPVMPKSIWISGTNGKTTTTKMTQWLLEPHGSVMGGNVGTPLANLDKKAKIWILETSSFTLHYTNHAKPNIYFLLPITPDHLSWHGSMSEYEKAKLKPLSMMSEGNIAIVPEIYAHRASAAKVVGYKDEFDLAAKFDIDIQKINFKTPFLMDAVFALCAAKLIFGYANYDLLNKFVIEAHKLEEFKDAYLRLWVDDTKATNLDATLQALKRYKDKKIHIILGGDDKGVDLNSVFEALKPLTVVIYAIGSNTDKLVDLSAKFDIKCVKCEFLEVAVKNISQNMSKDKNSNEIALLSPACASLDQFKSYAQRGDLFKKYVKEL from the coding sequence ATGAAAAAATCGCTATTTGGATATGGACTTACCACAAAGGCACTAGCTAAGAGCGGCGGCTGGGATATTTATGATGATAATTTTGAAATTTGCAGCGTCGATGAGTTTGGCAATAATCTTTTAAATCCAGCTAAATTTGACCCAAATTTAAGTGAGCTTGAGATACCAAGTCCAGGATTTCCACCGCATCACAATCTCATAAAATCCGCCAAAAATTTAATTAGCGAATATGATTATTTTGAGCCAGTTATGCCAAAAAGTATCTGGATAAGCGGTACAAATGGCAAAACTACAACGACGAAAATGACGCAGTGGCTCTTAGAGCCTCACGGCTCAGTGATGGGTGGAAATGTAGGAACACCGCTTGCAAATTTAGATAAAAAAGCTAAAATTTGGATACTAGAAACCAGCTCTTTTACGCTTCATTACACAAACCACGCTAAGCCAAATATCTATTTTTTGCTTCCGATCACGCCAGATCATCTAAGCTGGCATGGAAGTATGAGCGAATATGAAAAAGCAAAGCTAAAACCGCTATCTATGATGAGCGAGGGAAATATCGCAATCGTGCCAGAGATCTACGCTCACAGGGCGTCTGCGGCTAAGGTGGTTGGCTACAAAGATGAGTTTGATTTGGCGGCTAAATTTGATATAGACATACAAAAGATAAACTTTAAAACGCCGTTTTTGATGGACGCCGTTTTTGCACTTTGTGCTGCGAAGCTGATTTTTGGCTATGCTAATTATGATTTATTAAATAAATTTGTCATCGAAGCTCACAAGCTTGAAGAGTTTAAAGACGCGTATTTAAGGCTTTGGGTGGATGATACTAAGGCTACAAATTTAGATGCAACTCTTCAAGCTCTAAAAAGATATAAAGACAAAAAAATCCATATCATACTTGGTGGGGATGATAAAGGCGTGGATCTAAATTCAGTTTTTGAAGCGTTGAAGCCTCTAACCGTAGTCATTTATGCGATTGGCTCAAATACAGATAAATTAGTTGATTTATCGGCTAAATTTGATATCAAATGCGTGAAATGCGAGTTTTTGGAAGTTGCGGTAAAAAACATATCGCAAAATATGTCAAAAGATAAAAATAGCAACGAAATAGCTCTTTTAAGCCCAGCTTGCGCTAGTTTAGATCAGTTCAAATCATACGCCCAGCGTGGTGATCTTTTCAAAAAATATGTAAAAGAGCTGTAA